From the genome of Eublepharis macularius isolate TG4126 chromosome 12, MPM_Emac_v1.0, whole genome shotgun sequence, one region includes:
- the POLR2A gene encoding DNA-directed RNA polymerase II subunit RPB1 isoform X2 — MDNKFGVEQPEGDEDISKEKGHGGCGRYQPRIRRSGLELYAEWKHVNEDSQEKKILLSPERVHEIFKRISDEECFILGMDPKYARPEWMICTVLPVPPLSVRPAVVMQGSARNQDDLTHKLADIVKINNQLRRNEQNGAAAHVIAEDVKLLQFHVATMVDNELPGLPRAMQKSGRPLKSLKQRLKGKEGRVRGNLMGKRVDFSARTVITPDPNLSIDQVGVPRSIAANMTFAEIVTPFNIDRLQELVRRGNSQYPGAKYIIRDNGDRIDLRFHPKPSDLHLQIGYKVERHMCDGDIVIFNRQPTLHKMSMMGHRVRILPWSTFRLNLSVTTPYNADFDGDEMNLHLPQSLETRAEIQELAMVPRMIVTPQSNRPVMGIVQDTLTAVRKFTKRDVFLERGEVMNLLMFLSTWDGKVPQPAILKPRPLWTGKQIFSLIIPGHINCIRTHSTHPDDEDSGPYKHISPGDTKVIVENGELIMGILCKKSLGTSAGSLVHISYLEMGHDITRLFYSNIQTVINNWLLIEGHTIGIGDSIADAKTYQDIQNTIKKAKQDVIEVIEKAHNNELEPTPGNTLRQTFENQVNRILNDARDKTGSSAQKSLSEYNNFKSMVVSGAKGSKINISQVIAVVGQQNVEGKRIPFGFKHRTLPHFIKDDYGPESRGFVENSYLAGLTPTEFFFHAMGGREGLIDTAVKTAETGYIQRRLIKSMESVMVKYDATVRNSINQVVQLRYGEDGLAGESVEFQNLATLKPSNKAFEKKFKFDYTNERALRRTLQEEMVKDILSNAHIQNELEREFEKMKEDREVLRVIFPTGDSKVVLPCNLLRMIWNAQKIFHINTRLPSDLHPIKVVEGVKELSKKLVIVNGDDPLSKQAQENATLLFNIHLRSTLCSRRMIEEFRLSGEAFDWLLGEIESKFNQAIAHPGEMVGALAAQSLGEPATQMTLNTFHYAGVSAKNVTLGVPRLKELINISKKPKTPSLTVFLLGQSARDAERAKDILCRLEHTTLRKVTANTAIYYDPNPQNTVVAEDQEWVNVYYEMPDFDVTRISPWLLRVELDRKHMTDRKLTMEQIAEKINAGFGDDLNCIFNDDNAEKLVLRIRIMNSDENKMQEEEEVVDKMDDDVFLRCIESNMLTDMTLQGIEQISKVYMHLPQTDNKKKIIITEDGEFKALQEWILETDGVSLMRVLSEKDVDPVRTTSNDIVEIFTVLGIEAVRKALERELYHVISFDGSYVNYRHLALLCDTMTCRGHLMAITRHGVNRQDTGPLMKCSFEETVDVLMEAAAHGESDPMKGVSENIMLGQLAPAGTGCFDLLLDAEKCKYGMEIPTNIPGLGVGGPTGMFFGSAPSPMGGMSPAMTPWNQGATPAYGAWSPSVGSGMTPGAAGFSPSAASDASGFSPGYSPAWSPTPGSPGSPGPSSPYIPSPGGAMSPSYSPTSPAYEPRSPGGYTPQSPSYSPTSPSYSPTSPSYSPTSPNYSPTSPSYSPTSPSYSPTSPSYSPTSPSYSPTSPSYSPTSPSYSPTSPSYSPTSPSYSPTSPSYSPTSPSYSPTSPSYSPTSPSYSPTSPSYSPTSPSYSPTSPSYSPTSPNYSPTSPNYTPTSPSYSPTSPSYSPTSPNYTPTSPNYSPTSPSYSPTSPSYSPTSPSYSPSSPRYTPQSPTYTPSSPSYSPSSPSYSPTSPKYTPTSPSYSPSSPEYTPTSPKYSPTSPKYSPTSPKYSPTSPTYSPTTPKYSPTSPTYSPTSPVYTPTSPKYSPTSPTYSPTSPKYSPTSPTYSPTSPKGSTYSPTSPGYSPTSPTYSLTSPAISPDDSDEDN, encoded by the exons ATGGACAACAAATTCGGAGTGGAGCAGCCAGAGGGCGACGAAGACATCAGCAAGGAGAAG GGTCACGGGGGCTGTGGGCGCTACCAGCCAAGGATTCGACGTTCAGGCTTGGAGCTCTATGCTGAGTGGAAGCACGTAAATGAGGATTCCCAAGAGAAGAAGATCCTGCTGAGCCCAGAGCGGGTGCACGAGATCTTCAAGCGCATCTCAGACGAGGAGTGCTTCATCCTTGGCATGGACCCGAAATACGCCCGGCCTGAATGGATGATCTGCACTGTGCTTCCAGTTCCGCCGCTGTCTGTCCGGCCTGCTGTGGTCATGCAGGGCTCTGCCAGAAACCAG GATGATTTGACTCATAAGCTGGCTGACATTGTGAAAATCAACAACCAGCTGCGGCGGAATGAACAGAACGGGGCAGCTGCTCACGTCATTGCTGAAGATGTGAAGCTGCTGCAGTTCCACGTGGCCACTATGGTGGACAACGAGCTGCCTGGGCTACCTCGT GCTATGCAGAAATCAGGGAGGCCTCTGAAGTCCCTGAAGCAGAGGctgaaggggaaggaggggcGTGTGCGAGGGAACCTGATGGGGAAGCGAGTGGATTTCTCTGCCCGGACGGTTATCACGCCTGATCCCAACCTATCGATTGATCAGGTGGGCGTGCCCCGCTCCATTGCGGCCAACATGACCTTCGCTGAGATCGTGACGCCCTTCAACATTGACAG GCTGCAGGAGCTGGTGCGCAGAGGGAACAGCCAGTATCCTGGAGCCAAGTACATCATCCGGGACAACGGGGACAGAATCGACCTTCGTTTTCACCCCAAGCCCAGCGACCTCCACCTTCAGATAGGATACAAG GTGGAACGGCACATGTGTGATGGGGACATTGTCATTTTCAACCGGCAGCCGACGCTGCATAAAATGTCCATGATGGGGCACAGGGTCCGAATCCTGCCCTGGTCAACCTTCCGCCTCAATCTCAG CGTGACCACCCCTTACAACGCTGACTTTGACGGTGATGAGATGAACCTCCACCTTCCCCAGTCCTTGGAGACGCGAGCTGAGATCCAGGAGTTGGCCATGGTGCCTCGCATGATTGTCACTCCGCAGTCCAACAGACCCGTCATGGGGATCGTGCAGGATACCCTGACGGCTGTCCGCAAGTTCACAAAGAGGGACGTCTTCCTAGAGAGG GGGGAGGTGATGAATCTGTTGATGTTCCTTTCCACGTGGGATGGCAAAGTGCCCCAGCCAGCTATTCTGAAGCCCCGCCCCCTCTGGACTGGAAAGCAGATCTTCTCTTTGATCATTCCGGGCCACATCAACTGCATCCGTACGCACAGCACTCACCCAGACGACGAAGACAGTGGGCCTTACAAACACATCTCTCCTGGAGACACCAAG GTCATTGTGGAAAACGGGGAGCTCATCATGGGGATCTTGTGCAAGAAATCGCTGGGAACCTCAGCAGGCTCTCTGGTCCACATCTCCTACCTGGAGATGGGGCATGATATCACCCGTCTCTTCTACAGCAACATCCAGACGGTCATCAACAACTGGTTGTTGATTGAAG GTCACACGATTGGCATTGGGGACTCTATTGCTGATGCCAAGACCTACCAGGACATTCAGAACACCATTAAGAAGGCCAAGCAGGATGTGATAGAG GTCATTGAGAAGGCCCACAACAACGAGCTGGAGCCCACGCCCGGGAACACGCTGCGGCAGACCTTTGAGAACCAGGTCAACAGGATCTTGAACGACGCCCGAGACAAGACCGGCTCCTCTGCCCAGAAGTCCCTCTCGGAGTACAACAACTTCAAGTCCATGGTGGTGTCGGGTGCCAAAGGTTCCAAGATCAACATCTCGCAG GTCATTGCCGTGGTGGGTCAGCAGAACGTTGAAGGGAAGCGCATTCCGTTTGGCTTCAAGCACCGGACGCTGCCCCACTTCATCAAGGACGATTATGGCCCAGAGAGTAGAGGCTTTGTGGAGAACTCGTACCTGGCTGGCCTGACCCCAACAGAGTTCTTCTTCCACGCCATGGGTGGCAGAGAGGGCTTGATCGACacagctgtcaaaacagcagaaaCCG GTTACATCCAGCGTCGGCTGATCAAGTCTATGGAATCGGTGATGGTGAAGTATGATGCCACCGTGCGCAACTCCATCAATCAGGTGGTGCAGCTGCGCTATGGCGAGGACGGGCTGGCGGGGGAGagcgtggagttccagaatttggccACCCTCAAGCCCTCCAACAAGGCCTTTGAGAAGAA GTTCAAATTCGACTACACGAACGAGCGGGCTCTGCGGCGCACCCTGCAGGAGGAGATGGTGAAGGACATCCTCAGCAACGCCCATATCCAGAACGAGCTGGAGAGGGAGTTTGAGAAGATGAAGGAGGACCGGGAGGTGCTTCGGGTCATCTTCCCCACAGGAGACAGCAAG GTGGTTCTTCCCTGTAACTTGCTGCGCATGATTTGGAATGCCCAGAAAATCTTCCACATCAACACACGGCTGCCGTCTGACCTGCACCCCATCAAAGTGGTGGAGG GCGTGAAGGAACTCAGCAAGAAGCTGGTGATTGTGAATGGGGATGACCCGCTGAGCAAGCAGGCGCAGGAGAACGCCACGCTGCTCTTCAACATCCACCTGCGCTCCACATTGTGCAGCCGACGCATGATTGAGGAATTCCGCCTCAGCGGGGAGGCCTTTGACTGGCTGCTGGGCGAGATCGAGTCCAAGTTCAACCAGGCGATT gctcACCCGGGCGAAATGGTGGGAGCCCTGGCTGCCCAGTCCCTGGGCGAGCCTGCCACTCAGATGACCTTGAACACCTTCCACTACGCTGGCGTCTCGGCAAAGAACGTGACACTCGGTGTGCCTCGTCTCAAGGAGCTGATCAACATCTCCAAGAAGCCCAAGACTCCTTCGCTGACTGTCTTCCTGCTGGGGCAGTCTGCCCGTGACGCTGAGAGGGCCAAG GATATCCTTTGCCGCCTTGAACACACCACCCTTCGCAAGGTGACGGCCAACACAGCCATCTACTATGACCCCAACCCACAGAACACAGTGGTGGCTGAAGACCAGGAGTGGGTGAATGTTTACTACGAGATGCCTGATTTTGATGTGACCCGCATCTCTCCCTGGCTACTGCGGGTGGAGCTGGACCGCAAGCACATGACGGACCGCAAGCTGACCATGGAGCAGATTGCAGAGAAGATCAATGCTG GCTTTGGGGACGATCTCAACTGCATTTTCAATGACGACAACGCTGAGAAGCTGGTGTTGCGGATTCGCATCATGAACAGTGATGAGAACAAGATGCAAGAG GAGGAAGAGGTGGTAGACAAGATGGACGATGACGTTTTCCTGCGTTGTATTGAATCCAACATGCTGACAGATATGACCCTTCAAGGCATTGAGCAGATCAGCAAG GTGTACATGCACCTGCCCCAGACAGACAACAAGAAGAAAATCATTATTACTGAGGACGGGGAGTTCAAGGCCTTACAGGAGTGGATCTTGGAGACAGACGGTGTGAGCCTCATGCGAGTGCTGAGCGAGAAGGACGTGGACCCTGTGCGCACCACCTCCAACGACATCGTGGAGATCTTCACG GTGCTGGGCATCGAGGCCGTGAGAAAGGCCCTGGAGAGGGAGTTGTATCACGTCATCTCCTTCGACGGCTCCTATGTCAACTACCGCCATCTGGCATTGCTCTGCGACACCATGACGTGCCGTGGGCATTTAATGGCCATCACTCGTCACGGCGTCAACCGCCAGGACACGGGGCCGCTCATGAAGTGTTCCTTTGAGGAGACG GTGGATGtcttgatggaagcagctgcgCATGGTGAAAGCGACCCCATGAAGGGCGTGTCTGAGAACATCATGCTAGGCCAGCTTGCCCCTGCAGGCACTGGTTGCTTTGACCTCCTGTTGGATGCAGAGAAATGCAAATACGGCATGGAGATTCCCACCAACATCCCAGGCCTTGGGGTGGGCGGAC CCACCGGCATGTTCTTTGGGTCAGCTCCCAGCCCAATGGGTGGAATGTCACCTGCCATGACTCCATGGAACCAAGGTGCCACACCAGCATATGGAGCTTGGTCCCCTAGTGTCG GCAGTGGAATGACTCCGGGTGCTGCAGGTTTCTCTCCCAGCGCTGCCTCAGATGCCAGTGGCTTCAGTCCGGGCTATTCTCCAGCCTGGTCTCCCACCCCGGGCTCTCCTGGCTCTCCTGGGCCTTCCAGCCCATACATCCCATCGCCAG GTGGAGCCATGTCTCCTAGCTATTCCCCAACATCTCCTGCTTATGAACCTCGATCCCCTGGAGGGTACACACCACAAAGCCCCAGTTACAGCCCCACGTCTCCTTCATACAGCCCAACTTCTCCCTCATACTCTCCCACAAGCCCAAATTACAGCCCAACCAGCCCAAGCTATAGCCCCACATCACCCAGTTACTCTCCAACTAGTCCTAGCTACAGCCCCACATCACCTAGCTACAGCCCCACCAGCCCCAGCTACAGCCCCACATCGCCTAGTTATTCTCCAACCAGCCCTAGTTACAGCCCCACCTCGCCCAGCTACAGCCCCACTAGTCCCAGCTACAGCCCGACATCGCCTAGCTACAGCCCCACTAGTCCCAGCTACAGTCCAACGTCACCTAGCTACAGCCCCACCAGCCCTAGCTACAGTCCAACATCACCTAGCTACAGTCCCACAAGTCCAAGTTACAGTCCCACAAGCCCCAACTATAGTCCAACATCTCCAAATTATACCCCGACCTCTCCTAGCTACAGCCCAACCTCTCCCAGCTACAGTCCAACATCTCCCAATTACACACCTACTTCTCCAAACTACAGCCCAACTTCCCCAAGCTATTCTCCTACTAGCCCATCCTATAGCCCCACCTCACCTAGCTATTCTCCTTCCAGCCCCCGCTACACCCCTCAGTCACCCACTTACACCCCCTcgtcacccagctacagccccaGTTCGCCCAGCTACAGCCCAACCAGCCCCAAGTACACACCGACGAGCCCATCGtacagccccagctctccagaatACACCCCAACATCGCCCAAGTACAGTCCGACCAGCCCCAAGTACAGCCCAACCTCGCCCAAGTACAGCCCAACTTCACCAACATACAGCCCCACCACGCCCAAGTACAGCCCAACCAGCCCAACCTACTCACCAACATCGCCTGTTTATACGCCAACCTCTCCAAAGTACAGCCCCACAAGCCCCACTTACTCGCCAACATCGCCCAAGTACAGTCCGACGTCGCCTACTTATTCTCCAACCTCCCCCAAAGGCTCCACATACTCCCCAACTTCTCCTGGCTACAGTCCTACTTCTCCAACTTACAGCCTCACCAGCCCTGCTATCAGTCCGGATGACAGCGATGAAGACAACTGA